The Miscanthus floridulus cultivar M001 chromosome 7, ASM1932011v1, whole genome shotgun sequence genome includes a region encoding these proteins:
- the LOC136464774 gene encoding pentatricopeptide repeat-containing protein At2g22410, mitochondrial-like, producing MPLRRRAGRAIAAAPGGFLHLSLLASLRRRPSLQAHAQLLLLGLPLPPAAASRLLRPHLRAGHPLASLRLFLRMLRDHQPAPTVRTASQEEETVPDSRSLSAALAACSRLEFPSAGFCTHAFLLKSGFASDIFAANSLLHFYASFGLHALARKLFDEMPARDTVSFNTLIASYVQSGCVERALGMFRNMVEGGFRLDEWTITALLGACAGLGDLMVAKAAHGFASRALRHTLFDSAEVVIGLVDMYVKCGAVQLARKVFNLSGEKAKDARVWSVIVSGYARAGDIGMARKLFDELPNKDLVAWTVLIGGYVQAGRYKEALLLFEEMEATGLEADEVTVVTVLSACVQHGAIGLAKTLHRRVNQNGLVSRNATVATSFVHIYAKHGCIQTAMDVFRGVADEFKTVELFNAMIHGLAHHGHGEKAISLFDEMETLGLQPDDITFVGVLCACSRSNLVEQGCKMFSSMSDKYGVKPNVKHHTCMADLLGRAGRIDDAYSFIQNMPFQANLVVWSSLLTACKIHGNNKIKNLVERQILRLDATYKPEKLTLSGLFSDKKRKELSARVRNAIRHKSEHKRF from the coding sequence ATGCCCTTGCGCCGCCGTGCCGgccgcgccatcgccgccgcgccaGGCGGCTTCCTCCACCTCTCCCTGCTCgcctccctccgccgccgcccctcTCTCCAGGCGCACGCGCAACTCCTGCTCCTGGGCCTCCCGCTGCCCCCCGCCGCGGCCTCCCGCCTCCTCCGCCCGCACCTCCGCGCCGGCCACCCGCTCGCCTCGCTCCGCCTCTTCCTCCGCATGCTCCGCGACCACCAGCCCGCCCCAACCGTCCGCACCGCTTCCCAAGAGGAGGAGACCGTCCCCGACTCCCGCTCCCTCTCCGCGGCTCTCGCGGCCTGCTCCCGCCTCGAGTTCCCTTCCGCTGGCTTCTGCACCCACGCCTTCCTCCTCAAGTCGGGATTCGCCTCCGACATCTTCGCCGCGAACTCGCTCCTCCATTTCTACGCCTCCTTCGGTCTCCACGCCCTCGCGCGCAAGCTGTTCGACGAAATGCCGGCGAGGGACACCGTGTCGTTCAACACCCTGATCGCTTCGTACGTGCAGTCGGGATGCGTTGAACGCGCGTTGGGGATGTTCAGGAACATGGTAGAGGGAGGGTTCCGGCTGGATGAGTGGACCATCACGGCGTTGCTGGGCGCCTGTGCTGGGCTAGGTGATTTGATGGTGGCCAAAGCTGCGCATGGGTTTGCCAGCAGGGCATTGAGGCATACATTGTTCGACTCTGCAGAGGTGGTAATTGGGTTAGTGGACATGTATGTTAAGTGTGGTGCAGTGCAGCTCGCCAGGAAGGTGTTTAATTTGTCTGGGGAGAAGGCGAAGGACGCAAGGGTTTGGAGTGTGATAGTGTCAGGGTATGCAAGGGCTGGTGATATCGGCATGGCTCGGAAGTTGTTTGATGAGTTGCCCAATAAGGATTTGGTTGCGTGGACAGTTTTGATCGGTGGATATGTGCAGGCAGGTAGATACAAGGAGGCACTTCTGTTGTTTGAGGAGATGGAAGCAACAGGACTTGAGGCTGATGAGGTGACAGTCGTCACCGTGCTTTCAGCTTGTGTCCAGCATGGTGCGATTGGTCTAGCAAAGACGCTCCATCGTCGTGTGAACCAGAATGGATTGGTTAGCCGAAATGCAACAGTTGCCACCAGCTTCGTGCACATATATGCAAAGCATGGGTGCATACAGACAGCTATGGATGTGTTTCGTGGAGTCGCTGATGAATTCAAGACTGTGGAGTTGTTTAATGCTATGATACATGGACTCGCTCACCATGGTCATGGTGAGAAAGCTATCTCACTTTTTGATGAAATGGAAACCCTGGGGCTCCAACCTGATGACATCACATTTGTGGGAGTCCTGTGCGCATGCAGTCGCAGTAACTTGGTCGAACAAGGGTGTAAGATGTTCTCATCAATGTCGGACAAGTACGGTGTCAAACCAAATGTCAAGCATCACACTTGCATGGCTGATCTCCTTGGAAGAGCTGGACGGATCGACGACGCTTACAGCTTTATCCAGAATATGCCTTTCCAAGCAAATCTTGTGGTATGGTCATCTCTTCTGACAGCATGCAAGATCCATGGAAATAACAAGATTAAGAATCTTGTAGAGAGGCAAATTCTCAGGTTAGATGCTACATACAAGCCTGAAAAGCTAACCTTATCTGGCTTATTTTCTGATAAGAAGAGGAAAGAGCTATCTGCGAGGGTGAGAAATGCTATAAGGCACAAATCTGAGCACAAGCGTTTCTGA